DNA from Bacteroidota bacterium:
CAGCGTCGTGTTCATCGGAGCACGGAGGACAGTGACAAGGTCTCCTAAGCTACGGCCTTGCGTTGCCGCTGTCTAGCGCTTCTGGCGGATCGCCGCACGTACTATGCGCCGGAGGAACCGACACTATGTGTTCTAGTGGTAGACGGTAGAACTGACCGAGGACCGATGCAACTGAACATCAAAAACGCCGACGCCCACCGGATGGCCTCCGAGCTAGCCCGGCTGACGGGCGAGAGCCTCACCGAGGCCGTGACGCGCGCCATCGAGCAGCGCCTCGACGCCGAGCGCCGGCGGACGATAGAAGCCCGGGGCAGTCTCGCTGAGCGAATTCGTCCGCTCGTGGAAAAAATCAACGCCATGCCGGAGCTAGACAGCCGTTCAGGGGATGAGATTCTCTACGATGAGGACGGTCTACCGAAATGATCGTAGTTGATCCCTCGGCGCT
Protein-coding regions in this window:
- a CDS encoding type II toxin-antitoxin system VapB family antitoxin; the protein is MQLNIKNADAHRMASELARLTGESLTEAVTRAIEQRLDAERRRTIEARGSLAERIRPLVEKINAMPELDSRSGDEILYDEDGLPK